A part of Zonotrichia leucophrys gambelii isolate GWCS_2022_RI chromosome 7, RI_Zleu_2.0, whole genome shotgun sequence genomic DNA contains:
- the MAP2 gene encoding microtubule-associated protein 2 isoform X19, with protein MAEDRKDEAKAPHWTSGQLTEASSHPHSPEMKDQGGASAGLVRSANGFPYREEEELRLGSHEQPGTYAQTKENGINGELSSGSRETAEEVSARIVQVVTAEAVAVLKGEQEKEAQHKDQPGSLPLAVEESANLPPSPPPSPASEQTGVLEEATKMEFRVQEGTCPFAAEPLDTKQRESGKDSKTVEQPKYDALVPQSAKTETTDEKDSESKDKVLSPPSEWMLKTDSQMKGEASFAEPAAKPPAPQEQEHLSSQLPEVSRAEERTAGVPSSTNQVMGIKFEDNLKDIQGGAISYGESSLLLPEPKAEAAKSELPSGPSPALPQELSLKDSFKTHQEPTDQLFAKDLSKDEQIHRDRTLSLQEVSAVTVDGLKTPSTPKIPPWGEEKDLTKDESDEEERYDFYDKGEAQLLDERKMTTKSEVKTPPPDKTDIEKDGEAKKLPDTLKAEKETDQSGLSAADVKKEVQQSTQVPPAKLSHELSHEKTAEHPDTAQLSRVTEKAPEAPGLTTEKTPTLEASQEKDVKKDTEEDKASLAAPHQMKEEEDQSGMSKYFETSALKEEAFKADGLKQSSDYYELSDTKESKYEPYQRGPLIPEDEEEEEEEELNQQQNVHAREMGYSTLAQSYTPDTSEEPSSPTERMFTIDPKVYGDKRELHSKNKDDLTLSRSLGLGGRSAIEQRSMSINLPMSCLDSIALGFSFGRAHDLSPLASDILTNTSGSMDEGDDYLPATTPAVEKAPCFPIESREEDEHTEEEKVTVEEKVQPETLAEPSFQAKDYYKNGAVLAPDLPEMLDLAGTRSRLASVSADAEVAQKKPVPADTVVEDSSTTLPPVTNENHVILKAESQLEDLGYCVFNKYTVPLPSPVQDSENLTSETCPFYEGTDEKLRRGLAPDLSLIEVKLAAAEKSKEDFLSERDLGQHGESTLVRNFEEEKKEKLDTVLEKSEDQVDSKEVCPIKGAEPEKTRAEAVLERKEESVASKVHLPADTMYDRISSSEIAIEKDSICLLLEKEKTLSVVHEIAEIADIELEPPIKPDYNAIKHDMEVAARRADQEYQSKLDTKISEVVSLPSGKDKTSLKKAEPEPKDAQQKEETIFSREAKDADVLSKTEPSYAKDSTKLSEIEIKEKVTKPDLVHQEAVDKEESYESSGEHDQAQESLNGESVKPEDVKAEQPKPPVSGEEMPTQLPAKGASVEPLLPKAEPLQEEPAEIQMESIPQLIEGAEETLDRAVKPTETQKLLPCELAAGALKEEEYEEEEVEAGQEAKEEDKQHLASEMPPEFGEPAAEEMGAKGSPEALPELKGIIESVVTVEDDFITVVQTTVDEGESASHSVRFAATQQEDIETGDSQAEEELDVEEVEIEPKEGSREAPASPQREEILLTNYKTETCDDYKDETTIDDSIMDTDSLWADTQDDDRSIMTEQLETVPKEEKAERELRRSSLDKHKKEKPFKTGRGRISTPERKIAKKEPSTLSRDEVRRKKAVYKKAELAKKTEVQGHSPSRKIILKPAIKYTRPTHLSCVKRKQTAAGGETNQAPAVFKQAKEKLSDGVSKSPEKRSSLPRPSSILPPRRGVSGDRDREENSLSLTSSLSSSVRRTTRSEPIRSRTGKSGTSTPTTPGSTAITPGTPPSYASRTPGTPGTPSYSRTPHTPGTPKSAILVPTEKKVAIIRTPPKSPATPKQLRVINQPLPDLKNVRSKIGSTDNIKYQPKGGQVQIVTKKIDLSHVTSKCGSLKNIHHKPGGGRVKIESVKLDFKEKAQAKVGSLENAHHVPGGGNVKIDSQKLNFREHAKARVDHGAEIITQSPGRSSMASPRRLSNVSSSGSINLLESPQLATLAEDVTAALAKQGL; from the exons CCACGAAGATGGAATTCCGTGTCCAGGAGGGCACATGCCCTTTTGCAGCAGAACCATTAGACACAAAGCAACGTGAATCTGGGAAGGACAGTAAGACTGTTGAGCAGCCTAAATATGATGCCTTAGTTCCACAGTCAGCAAAAACAGAGACTACAGATGAAAAGGATTCAGAGAGCAAAGACAAAGTGCTTTCACCTCCATCAGAATGGATGTTGAAAACTGATTCACAGATGAAAGGGGAAGCCAGTTTTGCAGAACCTGCTGCTAAGCCTCCTGCTCCTCAAGAACAAGAGCACTTGTCATCTCAGCTGCCTGAAGTGAGCAGGGCGGAAGAAAGGACTGCAGGTGTGCCCTCATCAACCAACCAAGTTATGGGAATCAAATTTGAAGACAACCTCAAAGATATCCAGGGTGGTGCCATCAGCTATGGGGAAAGTTCTCTATTGCTACCAGAACCCAAGGCAGAAGCAGCCAAAAGTGAACTTCCTTCAGGCccatctcctgctctcccccagGAGCTTTCACTCAAAGACAGTTTCAAAACACATCAGGAACCTACTGACCAACTGTTTGCCAAAGATCTCAGTAAAGATGAACAGATCCACAGAGACAGGACATTATCTCTCCAGGAAGTCTCAGCAGTAACTGTAGATGGATTGAAAACTCcaagcaccccaaaaatccctccatggggagaggaaaaggactTGACTAAGGATGAGAGTGATGAGGAAGAAAGGTACGACTTCTATGATAAAGGGGAGGCTCAGCTATTAGATGAGCGTAAAATGACCACAAAATCAGAAGTTAAGACACCTCCCCCAGACAAAACAGACATTGAAAAGGATGGTGAAGCTAAAAAATTACCTGATACtctcaaagcagaaaaagaaacagaccaaagtgggctctcagcagcagaTGTGAAAAAGGAGGTGCAGCAAAGCACACAGGTACCCCCAGCTAAGTTAAGCCATGAACTGAGTCATGAGAAAACAGCAGAGCACCCTGATACCGCTCAGTTATCCAGAGTAACAGAGAAAGCCCCTGAGGCACCAGGTTTAACCACTGAGAAGACTCCTACTCTAGAAGCTTCTCAAGAGAAAGATGTTAAAAAAGATACTGAGGAGGATAAGGCAAGTCTTGCTGCTCCTCATCAAatgaaggaagaggaggatcaGTCAGGAATGTCAAAGTATTTTGAAACCTCTGCTCTGAAAGAGGAAGCCTTCAAAGCAGATGGTCTGAAACAAAGCAGTGATTACTATGAGCTAAGTGACACTAAAGAGAGTAAATATGAGCCTTATCAGAGAGGTCCTCTAATACCTgaagatgaagaggaggaggaagaggaagaattaAATCAGCAGCAGAATGTGCATGCTCGTGAAATGGGGTACAGTACCCTGGCTCAGAGCTATACACCAGACACATCTGAAGAACCCAGTTCTCCAACAGAAAGAATGTTCACTATTGACCCCAAAGTCTATGGGGATAAGAGAGAACTtcacagtaaaaataaagatgaCCTAACTCTGAGCAGGAGCTTGGGACTTGGGGGAAGATCTGCCATTGAACAGAGAAGTATGTCTATTAACTTGCCCATGTCCTGTCTGGATTCAATAGCCCTAGGATTTAGTTTTGGTCGTGCACACGATCTTTCTCCCCTCGCTTCAGATATTCTAACTAACACTAGTGGAAGTATGGATGAAGGTGATGACTACTTGCCAGCAACCACACCAGCAGTGGAGAAGGCCCCCTGCTTCCCCATTGAAAGTAGAGAGGAGGATGAGcacacagaagaagaaaaagtgacGGTagaagaaaaagtccagcctgAGACCTTGGCTGAACCATCTTTCCAGGCCAAAGATTACTACAAAAATGGGGCTGTCCTGGCTCCTGACCTGCCTGAAATGTTAGACTTGGCAGGGACAAGATCTAGATTAGCCTCTGTGAGTGCAGATGCTGAGGTGGCACAGAAGAAGCCAGTTCCTGCTGACACTGTTGTGGAAGACAGCAGCACAACCCTGCCACCTGTGACAAATGAAAACCATGTAATTCTGAAAGCTGAAAGCCAGCTGGAAGACTTGGGCTACTGTGTTTTCAATAAGTACACAGTACCACTCCCCTCCCCAGTTCAGGACAGTGAGAATTTAACAAGTGAAACCTGTCCCTTCTACGAAGGCACAGACGAAAAACTGAGACGTGGCCTTGCTCCTGACTTGTCTTTAATAGAAGTgaagctggcagctgctgaaaaatcaaaagaagACTTCCTCAGTGAAAGAGATTTAGGTCAGCATGGTGAGTCCACTCTGGTGAGGAACtttgaagaggagaaaaaagagaaactggATACTGTGCTAGAAAAAAGTGAAGATCAAGTTGACTCTAAAGAGGTCTGTCCCATTAAAGGAGCAGAACCAGAGAAGACAAGAGCTGAGGCAGTgttagaaaggaaagaagaaagtgtGGCTAGTAAAGTTCATTTACCTGCTGACACAATGTATGACAGAATTTCTTCTTCAGAGATAGCAATAGAAAAGGATTCTATTTGTTTGTTGTTGGAGAAGGAGAAGACTCTTAGTGTTGTTCATGAAATAGCTGAGATAGCTGATATAGAACTAGAGCCTCCAATTAAACCAGATTACAATGCTATTAAGCATGATATGGAGGTAGCTGCAAGGAGAGCTGACCAAGAATATCAGAGTAAGTTAGACACTAAGATCAGTGAGGTTGTTTCTCTTCCATCAGGGAAGGACAAAACCTCTCTTAAAAAAGCGGAGCCTGAACCCAAAGACGCTCAGCAGAAAGAAGAGACCATCTTCTCCAGAGAAGCAAAGGATGCAGATGTACTTTCCAAGACTGAGCCTAGTTATGCAAAGGACAGCACCAAACTGtcagaaatagaaattaaagaaaaagtaacTAAGCCGGATCTGGTACATCAAGAGGCAGTTGATAAGGAGGAATCTTATGAATCTAGTGGAGAGCATGATCAAGCCCAAGAAAGTTTAAATGGAGAATCTGTGAAACCAGAGGATGTCAAAGCAGAACAACCAAAACCTCCCGTGTCTGGGGAAGAGATGCCTACACAGCTACCAGCTAAGGGGGCTTCTGTGGAGCCCCTCTTGCCAAAAGCTGAGCCTCTCCAGGAGGAGCCTGCTGAGATTCAGATGGAGAGCATACCACAACTCATAGAAGGAGCTGAAGAGACTCTTGATAGAGCTGTGAAACCTACAGAAACCCaaaagctgctgccatgtgaactggcagctggagctctgaaagaggaagaatatgaggaagaagaggtggaAGCAGGGcaagaagcaaaagaagaggATAAACAGCATCTTGCATCAGAAATGCCCCCAGAGTTTGGTGAGcctgctgcagaggaaatgGGAGCCAAGGGTAGCCCAGAAGCCCTGCCTGAGCTGAAAGGCATTATTGAATCTGTGGTGACAGTGGAGGATGACTTCATCACAGTGGTGCAGACAACAGTTGATGAGGGTGAATCTGCCTCTCACAGCGTGCGCTTTGCTGCCACTCAGCAGGAAGACATTGAAACAGGAGACTCCcaggctgaggaggagctggatgtTGAAGAAGTGGAGATTGAGCCCAAGGAAGGCTCCCGAGAGGCTCCTGCTTCaccccagagagaagaaatcCTGCTCACTAACTACAAAACAGAGACGTGTGATGATTACAAAGATGAAACAACAATTGATGACTCCATCATGGACACAGACAGTCTCTGGGCAGACACTCAAG ATGATGATAGGAGCATCATGACTGAACAGTTAGAGACTGTTCCTAaagaggagaaagcagaaagagaatTGAGAAGATCATCTCTTGATAAGcataaaaaagagaaaccttTTAAAACTGGGAGAGGCAGGATTTCTActcctgaaaggaaaatagCTAAAAAGGAACCTAGCACACTCTCCAGAGATgaagtgagaaggaaaaaag CAGTGTATAAGAAAGCTGAACTTGCTAAAAAAACTGAAGTTCAGGGCCACTCTCCctccaggaaaataattttaaaacctgCTATCAAATATACTAGACCAACTCATCTCTCCTGTGTTAAACGGAAGCAGACAG CAGCAGGTGGTGAAACAAACCAGGCTCCTGCTGTATTTaaacaagcaaaggaaaaactcTCA GATGGAGTAAGCAAGAGCCCCGAGAAGCGTTCATCTCTGCCAAGGCCttcctccatcctccctcctcGGCGAGGTGTTTCaggagacagagacagagaggAGAACTCCCTGTCCCTCACATCTTCGCTCTCCTCCTCAGTACGACGGACTACCC GATCAGAGCCAATTCGTAGCAGAACGGGAAAAAGTGGAACTTCTACCCCCACTACTCCTGGCTCCACTGCCATCACTCCAGGGACACCACCAAGCTATGCCTCCCGTACCCCAGGCACTCCAGGGACACCCAGTTACTCCAGAACTCCCCACActcctgggacccccaaatctgCAATACTGGTACCTACTGAGAAAAAAGTTGCCATAATTCGCACTCCTCCTAAATCTCCAGCCACTCCAAAGCAGCTACGAGTTATTAATCAGCCTCTACCTGACCTCAAGAATGTCAGGTCCAAAATTGGGTCAACAGATAATATCAAATACCAGCCTAAAGGAGGGCAG GTACAAATTGTAACCAAGAAGATTGACTTGAGTCATGTGACTTCTAAGTGTGGCTCGCTCAAGAATATCCACCACAAACCAG GAGGTGGGCGTGTGAAAATTGAGAGTGTGAAACTGgatttcaaagaaaaagctCAGGCTAAAGTTGGTTCACTGGAAAATGCCCACCATGTACCTGGTGGTGGTAACGTCAAG aTTGACAGCCAGAAGCTGAACTTCAGAGAGCACGCCAAGGCCCGTGTTGACCACGGGGCTGAGATCATCACGCAGTCACCGGGCAGGTCCAGCATGGCCTCGCCACGCAGACTCAGCAACGTCTCATCCTCCGGAAGCATCAACCTGCTTGAATCACCCCAGCTTGCTACCCTTGCTGAAGATGTCACAGCAGCCCTTGCCAAGCAGGGGTTATGA
- the MAP2 gene encoding microtubule-associated protein 2 isoform X4 — protein sequence MAEDRKDEAKAPHWTSGQLTEASSHPHSPEMKDQGGASAGLVRSANGFPYREEEELRLGSHEQPGTYAQTKENGINGELSSGSRETAEEVSARIVQVVTAEAVAVLKGEQEKEAQHKDQPGSLPLAVEESANLPPSPPPSPASEQTGVLEEDLLAATKMEFRVQEGTCPFAAEPLDTKQRESGKDSKTVEQPKYDALVPQSAKTETTDEKDSESKDKVLSPPSEWMLKTDSQMKGEASFAEPAAKPPAPQEQEHLSSQLPEVSRAEERTAGVPSSTNQVMGIKFEDNLKDIQGGAISYGESSLLLPEPKAEAAKSELPSGPSPALPQELSLKDSFKTHQEPTDQLFAKDLSKDEQIHRDRTLSLQEVSAVTVDGLKTPSTPKIPPWGEEKDLTKDESDEEERYDFYDKGEAQLLDERKMTTKSEVKTPPPDKTDIEKDGEAKKLPDTLKAEKETDQSGLSAADVKKEVQQSTQVPPAKLSHELSHEKTAEHPDTAQLSRVTEKAPEAPGLTTEKTPTLEASQEKDVKKDTEEDKASLAAPHQMKEEEDQSGMSKYFETSALKEEAFKADGLKQSSDYYELSDTKESKYEPYQRGPLIPEDEEEEEEEELNQQQNVHAREMGYSTLAQSYTPDTSEEPSSPTERMFTIDPKVYGDKRELHSKNKDDLTLSRSLGLGGRSAIEQRSMSINLPMSCLDSIALGFSFGRAHDLSPLASDILTNTSGSMDEGDDYLPATTPAVEKAPCFPIESREEDEHTEEEKVTVEEKVQPETLAEPSFQAKDYYKNGAVLAPDLPEMLDLAGTRSRLASVSADAEVAQKKPVPADTVVEDSSTTLPPVTNENHVILKAESQLEDLGYCVFNKYTVPLPSPVQDSENLTSETCPFYEGTDEKLRRGLAPDLSLIEVKLAAAEKSKEDFLSERDLGQHGESTLVRNFEEEKKEKLDTVLEKSEDQVDSKEVCPIKGAEPEKTRAEAVLERKEESVASKVHLPADTMYDRISSSEIAIEKDSICLLLEKEKTLSVVHEIAEIADIELEPPIKPDYNAIKHDMEVAARRADQEYQSKLDTKISEVVSLPSGKDKTSLKKAEPEPKDAQQKEETIFSREAKDADVLSKTEPSYAKDSTKLSEIEIKEKVTKPDLVHQEAVDKEESYESSGEHDQAQESLNGESVKPEDVKAEQPKPPVSGEEMPTQLPAKGASVEPLLPKAEPLQEEPAEIQMESIPQLIEGAEETLDRAVKPTETQKLLPCELAAGALKEEEYEEEEVEAGQEAKEEDKQHLASEMPPEFGEPAAEEMGAKGSPEALPELKGIIESVVTVEDDFITVVQTTVDEGESASHSVRFAATQQEDIETGDSQAEEELDVEEVEIEPKEGSREAPASPQREEILLTNYKTETCDDYKDETTIDDSIMDTDSLWADTQDDDRSIMTEQLETVPKEEKAERELRRSSLDKHKKEKPFKTGRGRISTPERKIAKKEPSTLSRDEVRRKKVYKKAELAKKTEVQGHSPSRKIILKPAIKYTRPTHLSCVKRKQTAAGGETNQAPAVFKQAKEKLSDGVSKSPEKRSSLPRPSSILPPRRGVSGDRDREENSLSLTSSLSSSVRRTTRSEPIRSRTGKSGTSTPTTPGSTAITPGTPPSYASRTPGTPGTPSYSRTPHTPGTPKSAILVPTEKKVAIIRTPPKSPATPKQLRVINQPLPDLKNVRSKIGSTDNIKYQPKGGQVRILNKKIDFSDIQSRCGSRDNIKHSAGGGNVQIVTKKIDLSHVTSKCGSLKNIHHKPGGGRVKIESVKLDFKEKAQAKVGSLENAHHVPGGGNVKIDSQKLNFREHAKARVDHGAEIITQSPGRSSMASPRRLSNVSSSGSINLLESPQLATLAEDVTAALAKQGL from the exons ATTTACTTGCAGCCACGAAGATGGAATTCCGTGTCCAGGAGGGCACATGCCCTTTTGCAGCAGAACCATTAGACACAAAGCAACGTGAATCTGGGAAGGACAGTAAGACTGTTGAGCAGCCTAAATATGATGCCTTAGTTCCACAGTCAGCAAAAACAGAGACTACAGATGAAAAGGATTCAGAGAGCAAAGACAAAGTGCTTTCACCTCCATCAGAATGGATGTTGAAAACTGATTCACAGATGAAAGGGGAAGCCAGTTTTGCAGAACCTGCTGCTAAGCCTCCTGCTCCTCAAGAACAAGAGCACTTGTCATCTCAGCTGCCTGAAGTGAGCAGGGCGGAAGAAAGGACTGCAGGTGTGCCCTCATCAACCAACCAAGTTATGGGAATCAAATTTGAAGACAACCTCAAAGATATCCAGGGTGGTGCCATCAGCTATGGGGAAAGTTCTCTATTGCTACCAGAACCCAAGGCAGAAGCAGCCAAAAGTGAACTTCCTTCAGGCccatctcctgctctcccccagGAGCTTTCACTCAAAGACAGTTTCAAAACACATCAGGAACCTACTGACCAACTGTTTGCCAAAGATCTCAGTAAAGATGAACAGATCCACAGAGACAGGACATTATCTCTCCAGGAAGTCTCAGCAGTAACTGTAGATGGATTGAAAACTCcaagcaccccaaaaatccctccatggggagaggaaaaggactTGACTAAGGATGAGAGTGATGAGGAAGAAAGGTACGACTTCTATGATAAAGGGGAGGCTCAGCTATTAGATGAGCGTAAAATGACCACAAAATCAGAAGTTAAGACACCTCCCCCAGACAAAACAGACATTGAAAAGGATGGTGAAGCTAAAAAATTACCTGATACtctcaaagcagaaaaagaaacagaccaaagtgggctctcagcagcagaTGTGAAAAAGGAGGTGCAGCAAAGCACACAGGTACCCCCAGCTAAGTTAAGCCATGAACTGAGTCATGAGAAAACAGCAGAGCACCCTGATACCGCTCAGTTATCCAGAGTAACAGAGAAAGCCCCTGAGGCACCAGGTTTAACCACTGAGAAGACTCCTACTCTAGAAGCTTCTCAAGAGAAAGATGTTAAAAAAGATACTGAGGAGGATAAGGCAAGTCTTGCTGCTCCTCATCAAatgaaggaagaggaggatcaGTCAGGAATGTCAAAGTATTTTGAAACCTCTGCTCTGAAAGAGGAAGCCTTCAAAGCAGATGGTCTGAAACAAAGCAGTGATTACTATGAGCTAAGTGACACTAAAGAGAGTAAATATGAGCCTTATCAGAGAGGTCCTCTAATACCTgaagatgaagaggaggaggaagaggaagaattaAATCAGCAGCAGAATGTGCATGCTCGTGAAATGGGGTACAGTACCCTGGCTCAGAGCTATACACCAGACACATCTGAAGAACCCAGTTCTCCAACAGAAAGAATGTTCACTATTGACCCCAAAGTCTATGGGGATAAGAGAGAACTtcacagtaaaaataaagatgaCCTAACTCTGAGCAGGAGCTTGGGACTTGGGGGAAGATCTGCCATTGAACAGAGAAGTATGTCTATTAACTTGCCCATGTCCTGTCTGGATTCAATAGCCCTAGGATTTAGTTTTGGTCGTGCACACGATCTTTCTCCCCTCGCTTCAGATATTCTAACTAACACTAGTGGAAGTATGGATGAAGGTGATGACTACTTGCCAGCAACCACACCAGCAGTGGAGAAGGCCCCCTGCTTCCCCATTGAAAGTAGAGAGGAGGATGAGcacacagaagaagaaaaagtgacGGTagaagaaaaagtccagcctgAGACCTTGGCTGAACCATCTTTCCAGGCCAAAGATTACTACAAAAATGGGGCTGTCCTGGCTCCTGACCTGCCTGAAATGTTAGACTTGGCAGGGACAAGATCTAGATTAGCCTCTGTGAGTGCAGATGCTGAGGTGGCACAGAAGAAGCCAGTTCCTGCTGACACTGTTGTGGAAGACAGCAGCACAACCCTGCCACCTGTGACAAATGAAAACCATGTAATTCTGAAAGCTGAAAGCCAGCTGGAAGACTTGGGCTACTGTGTTTTCAATAAGTACACAGTACCACTCCCCTCCCCAGTTCAGGACAGTGAGAATTTAACAAGTGAAACCTGTCCCTTCTACGAAGGCACAGACGAAAAACTGAGACGTGGCCTTGCTCCTGACTTGTCTTTAATAGAAGTgaagctggcagctgctgaaaaatcaaaagaagACTTCCTCAGTGAAAGAGATTTAGGTCAGCATGGTGAGTCCACTCTGGTGAGGAACtttgaagaggagaaaaaagagaaactggATACTGTGCTAGAAAAAAGTGAAGATCAAGTTGACTCTAAAGAGGTCTGTCCCATTAAAGGAGCAGAACCAGAGAAGACAAGAGCTGAGGCAGTgttagaaaggaaagaagaaagtgtGGCTAGTAAAGTTCATTTACCTGCTGACACAATGTATGACAGAATTTCTTCTTCAGAGATAGCAATAGAAAAGGATTCTATTTGTTTGTTGTTGGAGAAGGAGAAGACTCTTAGTGTTGTTCATGAAATAGCTGAGATAGCTGATATAGAACTAGAGCCTCCAATTAAACCAGATTACAATGCTATTAAGCATGATATGGAGGTAGCTGCAAGGAGAGCTGACCAAGAATATCAGAGTAAGTTAGACACTAAGATCAGTGAGGTTGTTTCTCTTCCATCAGGGAAGGACAAAACCTCTCTTAAAAAAGCGGAGCCTGAACCCAAAGACGCTCAGCAGAAAGAAGAGACCATCTTCTCCAGAGAAGCAAAGGATGCAGATGTACTTTCCAAGACTGAGCCTAGTTATGCAAAGGACAGCACCAAACTGtcagaaatagaaattaaagaaaaagtaacTAAGCCGGATCTGGTACATCAAGAGGCAGTTGATAAGGAGGAATCTTATGAATCTAGTGGAGAGCATGATCAAGCCCAAGAAAGTTTAAATGGAGAATCTGTGAAACCAGAGGATGTCAAAGCAGAACAACCAAAACCTCCCGTGTCTGGGGAAGAGATGCCTACACAGCTACCAGCTAAGGGGGCTTCTGTGGAGCCCCTCTTGCCAAAAGCTGAGCCTCTCCAGGAGGAGCCTGCTGAGATTCAGATGGAGAGCATACCACAACTCATAGAAGGAGCTGAAGAGACTCTTGATAGAGCTGTGAAACCTACAGAAACCCaaaagctgctgccatgtgaactggcagctggagctctgaaagaggaagaatatgaggaagaagaggtggaAGCAGGGcaagaagcaaaagaagaggATAAACAGCATCTTGCATCAGAAATGCCCCCAGAGTTTGGTGAGcctgctgcagaggaaatgGGAGCCAAGGGTAGCCCAGAAGCCCTGCCTGAGCTGAAAGGCATTATTGAATCTGTGGTGACAGTGGAGGATGACTTCATCACAGTGGTGCAGACAACAGTTGATGAGGGTGAATCTGCCTCTCACAGCGTGCGCTTTGCTGCCACTCAGCAGGAAGACATTGAAACAGGAGACTCCcaggctgaggaggagctggatgtTGAAGAAGTGGAGATTGAGCCCAAGGAAGGCTCCCGAGAGGCTCCTGCTTCaccccagagagaagaaatcCTGCTCACTAACTACAAAACAGAGACGTGTGATGATTACAAAGATGAAACAACAATTGATGACTCCATCATGGACACAGACAGTCTCTGGGCAGACACTCAAG ATGATGATAGGAGCATCATGACTGAACAGTTAGAGACTGTTCCTAaagaggagaaagcagaaagagaatTGAGAAGATCATCTCTTGATAAGcataaaaaagagaaaccttTTAAAACTGGGAGAGGCAGGATTTCTActcctgaaaggaaaatagCTAAAAAGGAACCTAGCACACTCTCCAGAGATgaagtgagaaggaaaaaag TGTATAAGAAAGCTGAACTTGCTAAAAAAACTGAAGTTCAGGGCCACTCTCCctccaggaaaataattttaaaacctgCTATCAAATATACTAGACCAACTCATCTCTCCTGTGTTAAACGGAAGCAGACAG CAGCAGGTGGTGAAACAAACCAGGCTCCTGCTGTATTTaaacaagcaaaggaaaaactcTCA GATGGAGTAAGCAAGAGCCCCGAGAAGCGTTCATCTCTGCCAAGGCCttcctccatcctccctcctcGGCGAGGTGTTTCaggagacagagacagagaggAGAACTCCCTGTCCCTCACATCTTCGCTCTCCTCCTCAGTACGACGGACTACCC GATCAGAGCCAATTCGTAGCAGAACGGGAAAAAGTGGAACTTCTACCCCCACTACTCCTGGCTCCACTGCCATCACTCCAGGGACACCACCAAGCTATGCCTCCCGTACCCCAGGCACTCCAGGGACACCCAGTTACTCCAGAACTCCCCACActcctgggacccccaaatctgCAATACTGGTACCTACTGAGAAAAAAGTTGCCATAATTCGCACTCCTCCTAAATCTCCAGCCACTCCAAAGCAGCTACGAGTTATTAATCAGCCTCTACCTGACCTCAAGAATGTCAGGTCCAAAATTGGGTCAACAGATAATATCAAATACCAGCCTAAAGGAGGGCAG GTTAGGATTTTAAACAAGAAGATCGATTTTAGCGATATTCAGTCCCGGTGTGGTTCCAGAGATAACATCAAACATTCTGCGGGGGGAGGAAAT GTACAAATTGTAACCAAGAAGATTGACTTGAGTCATGTGACTTCTAAGTGTGGCTCGCTCAAGAATATCCACCACAAACCAG GAGGTGGGCGTGTGAAAATTGAGAGTGTGAAACTGgatttcaaagaaaaagctCAGGCTAAAGTTGGTTCACTGGAAAATGCCCACCATGTACCTGGTGGTGGTAACGTCAAG aTTGACAGCCAGAAGCTGAACTTCAGAGAGCACGCCAAGGCCCGTGTTGACCACGGGGCTGAGATCATCACGCAGTCACCGGGCAGGTCCAGCATGGCCTCGCCACGCAGACTCAGCAACGTCTCATCCTCCGGAAGCATCAACCTGCTTGAATCACCCCAGCTTGCTACCCTTGCTGAAGATGTCACAGCAGCCCTTGCCAAGCAGGGGTTATGA